The following coding sequences are from one Nonlabens arenilitoris window:
- a CDS encoding DUF5686 and carboxypeptidase regulatory-like domain-containing protein: protein MKNILFAIMLLCFAFAQAQLSGTLYDNQKEPIAFASIYVEGTYIGTTTNNSGQYTLMFPENGTYNVVFKSLGYKTQIVEIVFNGTAVTKDVTLTEELTTLDAVVITNGEDPAYRIIREAIKNREANRKKFSSYTADFYSRGFWYMDDVPEKFLGEEIGDLDGSLDSLTRSGIVYLSETVSEIAYDAPDNFKERIVASKVSGDDNGFSVNSAESANFDFYNNNIDLNNRIVSPIADYALGYYEYKLLGTFYDDNNFLINKIQVSSRRPKDNTFNGTIYIVEDDWTIYGVELTTRGENINVPIIEELVFNQSFTYEEASGDWIKRSQSIDFQFAFLGFKGYGRFIANYTNYDFKPQFDKKYFGPEVLSFADGANKKDSTYWNAKRPTPLTVAETDEYVKKDSISAVRNDPKYKDSVDAVNNKLDLLDILTGYTYRNSNNRSSIGYKGVTDFKGFNTVQGYVLGTGLFYSKGYDEDYNKYLYASVDADYGFSDDRVRYNASIYYRFNRTNRRSLRLSGGTAVQQINNSNPISTMENTLSSLLFERNFAKFYEVDYARASYSEELINGLFANAYVGYERRQPLTNTTDQVFFSQSDVDYTRNNPLQLDNSRLALIDEHEMVKVGLGLTIRPGQKFQSYPDQKYNINNEKYPTITLNYEGALASDNSNYDYHQFRASLYQSFDMGNVGRSSYWVNGGTFINGDGISFIDYQHFNGNRLRYKLQALNPYGFGLLNYYDYSTNSDYAQVHLQHDFKGFILGKIPGLNKLNYDLILSGKALFTDRKPYFEASAGIDNIGFGKFRPFRVDYVHSITSGRSYGAFVVGINFGL, encoded by the coding sequence ATGAAAAATATTCTGTTTGCGATAATGCTATTATGTTTCGCTTTCGCGCAAGCGCAATTATCAGGTACTTTATATGATAATCAAAAAGAACCTATCGCCTTTGCCTCTATTTATGTTGAGGGCACTTACATAGGTACAACGACAAACAATAGTGGGCAATACACGCTTATGTTTCCAGAAAACGGAACCTATAACGTGGTTTTTAAGTCGCTGGGTTATAAAACCCAAATAGTTGAGATAGTCTTTAATGGTACTGCTGTTACCAAAGATGTAACGCTTACCGAAGAGCTCACCACGCTAGATGCTGTGGTAATCACAAATGGCGAGGATCCTGCTTACCGCATCATACGAGAGGCGATCAAAAATAGAGAGGCTAACCGTAAAAAATTCTCGAGCTATACGGCAGATTTTTACTCGCGTGGTTTCTGGTACATGGATGACGTGCCAGAGAAATTCCTAGGTGAGGAGATAGGTGATCTAGATGGATCGCTAGATTCTTTAACGCGTAGCGGTATCGTTTACCTATCTGAAACCGTGAGCGAAATAGCTTATGACGCACCAGACAATTTTAAAGAACGCATCGTGGCCAGTAAAGTCAGTGGCGATGATAATGGTTTTTCTGTTAACAGTGCCGAGAGTGCCAACTTTGACTTCTATAACAATAATATAGATTTAAATAATCGTATCGTATCGCCTATCGCAGACTATGCACTAGGATACTATGAGTATAAATTGCTAGGTACCTTTTATGACGATAATAATTTTTTAATCAATAAAATACAGGTGAGCTCTCGCAGACCTAAGGACAATACCTTTAACGGTACGATTTATATTGTAGAAGATGATTGGACCATTTACGGTGTAGAGCTAACCACTCGTGGCGAGAATATCAATGTGCCTATCATTGAAGAATTGGTCTTTAATCAATCATTTACCTATGAAGAAGCAAGTGGTGACTGGATTAAAAGATCGCAGTCTATCGATTTTCAATTTGCCTTTTTAGGCTTTAAAGGTTATGGTCGCTTTATAGCTAATTATACTAACTATGACTTTAAGCCTCAATTTGATAAAAAATATTTTGGCCCAGAAGTGTTGAGCTTTGCAGATGGTGCCAACAAAAAGGACAGTACCTACTGGAATGCAAAACGTCCTACACCACTTACCGTTGCCGAAACTGATGAATACGTTAAGAAAGATAGCATATCTGCCGTGCGCAACGACCCAAAATATAAAGATAGTGTTGATGCCGTAAATAATAAACTAGACCTGCTAGATATACTGACCGGTTACACTTATCGCAATTCAAATAACCGCAGTTCGATAGGTTATAAAGGTGTCACAGACTTTAAAGGTTTTAATACGGTACAAGGTTATGTACTAGGTACCGGACTATTTTATTCAAAAGGATATGATGAGGATTATAACAAATACCTATATGCCAGTGTAGATGCAGACTACGGATTCTCTGATGATCGCGTGCGTTACAACGCATCCATCTATTATCGATTTAATAGAACAAACAGGCGTAGCCTGCGACTTTCTGGTGGTACCGCTGTACAGCAAATCAATAACAGCAATCCTATATCGACGATGGAAAACACGTTGTCCAGCTTACTGTTTGAACGCAATTTTGCCAAATTCTATGAAGTCGATTATGCCCGAGCTAGCTATAGTGAAGAACTCATCAATGGACTATTTGCAAACGCTTATGTAGGTTATGAAAGACGCCAGCCGTTAACCAACACAACAGACCAGGTTTTCTTCTCACAGTCAGACGTAGACTATACACGCAATAATCCATTACAGCTGGACAACAGTAGACTCGCCTTAATAGATGAGCACGAGATGGTAAAAGTAGGTCTAGGACTGACCATACGTCCAGGACAGAAATTCCAGAGCTATCCAGATCAGAAGTATAACATCAATAACGAAAAATACCCAACCATTACTCTTAACTATGAAGGTGCACTCGCGTCAGACAACAGCAACTATGACTATCACCAGTTTAGAGCAAGCCTTTATCAATCCTTTGACATGGGTAATGTAGGACGCAGTAGTTACTGGGTAAACGGTGGTACTTTTATTAATGGTGATGGTATCTCATTTATAGACTACCAGCACTTTAATGGGAACAGGTTGCGTTATAAGTTACAAGCCTTAAATCCTTATGGTTTTGGTCTATTGAACTACTATGACTACAGTACAAACAGCGATTATGCACAGGTACACTTACAACACGATTTTAAAGGCTTTATACTAGGTAAAATCCCAGGATTAAATAAGCTTAACTATGACCTCATCTTAAGTGGTAAAGCGCTGTTTACAGACCGCAAACCCTATTTTGAGGCCAGTGCCGGAATCGATAATATAGGATTTGGTAAGTTCAGACCTTTCCGTGTGGACTATGTACACAGCATCACCAGCGGTCGCAGTTATGGGGCCTTTGTGGTAGGTATTAACTTTGGCCTATAA
- a CDS encoding short chain dehydrogenase, which translates to MKILIIGGHGTIGKKVVSHFQNENEIIIAGRSNGDITVDIADAKSIKTMFHQLGKLDAIICIAGEAKWAPFNDLTEDDYYIGLKSKLMGQVNLVRIGQDYLNSNGSITLSTGILADDPVVKTTSAAMVNGGIHSFVKAVALEIENGIRVNVVSSGVVEDAYDKYKDYFPGHNPIPMTKVINGYVRSVNGKGNGEIIRIYD; encoded by the coding sequence ATGAAAATATTGATTATAGGTGGTCATGGTACCATAGGAAAAAAAGTAGTTTCACACTTTCAAAATGAAAATGAAATCATTATCGCTGGTCGTTCTAATGGTGATATAACAGTCGATATTGCTGATGCAAAATCAATTAAAACCATGTTTCATCAGTTGGGTAAATTAGATGCCATCATTTGTATTGCAGGAGAAGCAAAATGGGCGCCATTCAACGACCTAACAGAAGATGATTATTACATAGGTCTTAAAAGCAAACTCATGGGGCAGGTTAATCTGGTCCGTATAGGTCAAGATTACTTAAATAGCAATGGCTCTATCACTTTATCTACAGGAATTCTAGCAGATGATCCTGTAGTGAAAACGACCAGTGCAGCGATGGTAAATGGCGGTATACATAGCTTCGTAAAAGCAGTAGCTCTAGAAATAGAAAATGGAATCAGAGTAAATGTGGTTTCCTCTGGAGTGGTGGAAGATGCTTATGATAAATATAAAGACTATTTCCCAGGCCACAATCCGATCCCTATGACTAAGGTAATTAATGGTTACGTGAGAAGTGTTAATGGAAAAGGTAATGGAGAAATTATCAGAATTTATGATTAA
- a CDS encoding helix-turn-helix domain-containing protein — translation MKHFKTLSSFLQYMELPLPEHPMFSIYVAQEESFLPCPRESSPPITNDCYSISLKKIVKGDLNYGRTSYDFTNGALIFIAPRQVLQWDSSVIFEQKGFSINFHEDFLKGTELATQIKKYNFFSYSVNESLHLSPKEEKQIESIVHNIKIEYQNNQDEFSKEIIISQLSTLLKYANRFYERQFLNRKELSNDLLEKFNFQLAMYFESGKLSENGIPTIEQIANKLNVSQRYLSDTLKKETGKTTTEHLQLNLIDKAKDILLQPHKTIAEVAYELGFEYPHYFSRLFKKKEGISPSQYIEKYKMN, via the coding sequence ATGAAACATTTTAAAACACTCTCGTCATTTCTACAATATATGGAACTACCACTTCCAGAGCATCCTATGTTTAGTATATACGTAGCTCAAGAAGAATCCTTTCTTCCATGTCCTAGAGAAAGCTCGCCGCCTATAACAAATGATTGTTACTCCATTAGCTTAAAGAAAATTGTTAAGGGTGATTTAAATTATGGAAGAACCTCCTATGATTTTACAAATGGTGCATTAATTTTTATAGCTCCTAGACAAGTGTTACAATGGGATAGTAGTGTCATTTTTGAACAGAAAGGATTTTCTATCAATTTTCATGAAGATTTTTTAAAAGGTACAGAATTAGCTACCCAAATAAAAAAATATAACTTCTTCTCCTACTCAGTTAATGAATCGCTACACCTATCTCCCAAAGAAGAGAAACAGATTGAGTCAATCGTTCATAATATCAAAATCGAGTATCAAAATAATCAAGACGAATTCAGCAAGGAAATCATTATTTCTCAATTAAGCACTTTACTTAAATATGCTAACCGTTTTTATGAAAGACAATTTTTAAACAGAAAAGAACTGTCTAATGATTTACTAGAGAAATTTAATTTTCAATTGGCTATGTATTTTGAATCAGGAAAACTATCAGAGAATGGTATTCCCACAATAGAGCAAATTGCAAATAAATTGAACGTCTCTCAACGTTATCTAAGTGATACTTTAAAAAAAGAAACTGGTAAAACCACGACAGAACATTTACAATTGAACTTAATAGACAAGGCTAAGGACATATTACTTCAACCACATAAGACCATTGCTGAAGTCGCTTATGAGCTAGGGTTTGAATATCCGCACTACTTCTCCAGACTCTTTAAAAAGAAAGAAGGAATTAGTCCTTCACAATACATTGAAAAATATAAAATGAATTAA
- a CDS encoding PUR family DNA/RNA-binding protein has translation MSDRDYKDQEDIFSKVVRAGRRTYFFDVRSTKADDYYLTITESKKFTNDDGSFHFKKHKIYLYKEDFAEFESTLAEMTQFIIKEKGDTVISERHQADYNPAVHTTDSVETETTETAQSFTDVSFDDI, from the coding sequence ATGAGCGATAGAGATTACAAAGATCAAGAAGATATTTTTTCAAAAGTAGTACGTGCAGGACGACGCACCTATTTCTTTGACGTGAGGTCAACTAAGGCAGATGATTATTACCTAACCATCACTGAAAGTAAAAAGTTTACTAACGACGACGGAAGTTTTCACTTTAAAAAGCATAAAATATATCTTTATAAAGAAGATTTTGCAGAGTTTGAAAGTACTCTAGCAGAAATGACACAATTCATCATTAAAGAAAAAGGTGACACTGTTATTTCAGAAAGACATCAAGCAGATTATAATCCTGCTGTACACACAACAGACAGTGTAGAAACAGAAACTACTGAGACAGCACAAAGCTTCACAGACGTTAGCTTTGATGACATATAA
- a CDS encoding ArsR/SmtB family transcription factor, whose translation MNIKTATEIGKCLSNETRFQIMEWLKEPEKNFPPHETLKHFNDGVCVTYIQEKAGLSQSTISTYLTNMEKCGLLISTRHGKWSYLKRNENTIGQFIKFLK comes from the coding sequence ATGAATATTAAGACAGCTACTGAAATAGGAAAATGTTTATCAAATGAGACTCGATTTCAGATCATGGAATGGTTGAAAGAACCAGAAAAGAATTTTCCACCACATGAGACACTCAAACATTTTAATGATGGTGTTTGCGTTACGTATATTCAAGAAAAAGCAGGACTATCGCAATCCACCATTTCTACGTATTTAACTAATATGGAAAAATGCGGATTACTTATATCGACAAGACACGGCAAGTGGTCGTATCTCAAACGAAATGAAAACACCATCGGACAATTTATCAAATTTCTGAAATAA
- a CDS encoding SDR family oxidoreductase has product MSKNQFGKNGWTPDIIGSLKGKTYIITGTTSGTGFEAAKILLAKDAKVVMLNRNNTKAQDTIAKFKNELGNHIEVSNIQMDLAQLASVRKTAEQVLSTISHIDALICNAAIAQVPKQVLTVDGFESQLGVNHYGNFLLQGLLFPLIDKSNGRIVTVGSEGYKMGIKTIKFDDMNWDDNYEPNTVYSQSKLAQIMSVYELQDRLKNAGKSNVKVYACHPGASRTSLIKTSGSLMTRFIWQMMKLSPFVQSAEKGSYPELMCATEPNLDQNGFYGPTGRNYWTGPVGECDLESHAKDKAVMQKLWIISEKATDFQWNL; this is encoded by the coding sequence ATGAGCAAGAATCAATTTGGTAAAAATGGTTGGACACCAGACATTATAGGTTCCCTTAAAGGTAAAACATATATCATTACAGGAACTACAAGCGGTACCGGTTTTGAAGCCGCAAAGATTTTACTTGCTAAAGACGCTAAAGTCGTAATGCTAAATCGTAACAATACTAAAGCTCAAGACACGATTGCTAAGTTCAAAAATGAGTTGGGTAATCATATTGAAGTATCTAATATTCAAATGGATTTAGCACAATTAGCATCAGTAAGAAAAACTGCTGAACAGGTACTCTCCACAATTTCTCATATTGATGCATTGATTTGTAATGCTGCTATTGCACAAGTCCCAAAACAAGTACTTACTGTTGACGGTTTTGAAAGTCAGTTAGGTGTTAATCATTACGGAAACTTTTTATTACAAGGATTGCTTTTTCCTTTAATCGATAAATCTAACGGACGTATCGTGACTGTAGGTAGTGAAGGATATAAAATGGGAATAAAAACCATAAAGTTTGATGACATGAATTGGGACGATAACTATGAACCCAATACTGTTTATAGTCAAAGTAAACTAGCACAGATTATGTCTGTTTATGAGTTGCAAGATCGACTTAAGAATGCCGGAAAATCAAATGTTAAGGTTTATGCATGTCATCCAGGTGCGTCGAGAACTTCATTAATTAAAACCAGCGGAAGTTTAATGACCCGATTCATTTGGCAAATGATGAAATTATCTCCATTTGTACAATCTGCAGAAAAAGGTTCTTATCCAGAACTAATGTGTGCTACAGAGCCTAATTTAGATCAAAACGGTTTTTATGGCCCTACTGGTCGCAACTACTGGACCGGACCTGTAGGTGAGTGTGACTTAGAATCACATGCAAAAGATAAAGCCGTGATGCAAAAACTTTGGATCATTTCTGAGAAAGCAACAGATTTTCAATGGAATCTATAA
- a CDS encoding M14 family metallopeptidase: MYKAILMVACLAFAKAVTAQTITTPTLGYYLPDHLTTYNPEISTPEEVLGYVPGEWHVTHDKLIEYMRTLARESDRISIENRGTTYEGRPIVLLTITSAKNHENLDQIQADHVALTEGSTASTANMPIVVYQGFSIHGNEPSGSNAALLLAYHLAAGQGAEMDELLDNTVILFDPSFNPDGLQRFAGWVNQHKSINVNPDSYDREYSEAWPGGRTNHYWFDMNRDWLPVQLPESQARIETFHNWMPNILTDHHEMGTNATFFFQPGIPSRTHPLTPAMNQQLTRKIGDFHAAELDKIGSLYYTEESYDDFYYGKGSTFPDINGSIGILFEQASSRGHAQNSENGVLTFPFTIRNQFTAGISTLKAAAGMRQKILDYQRQFYKDSKKEAASGAIIFGDHTDAGRTDALADILLRHKIEVRSLKNDVTKNGKTYKKDYAYIVPKNQKNSRLINAMFEKRTTFQDSLFYDISAWTFPLAFDMDYDENASLADATDKISVRTGIGKITVSDYAYLMPWNEYKTPMILNILLEEGIRAKVAMENFSIEGKDYDYGTILIPVQNQKWDSGEFADYLGDIYLHHGVEFHGVQSGLTTGIDLGSRQFRALTHPKIALLIGDGINPYDAGEIWHLLDQRYNMMVTKIDINDINRKDLSRYNTIIVSATYGSPENEVVDQLKEWTRAGGTLIGYRSALRWMSSSKLLPLTFKSIDNPANDITFEQRSDFYGAQNIGGAIFETQLDRSHPIAFGFKDDQLPMFRNTRLFIEPHSDSFRNPIRYTDNPLMSGYISDLNLEALKNTVPFQHNNYGRGDVIGFTDNTQFRAFWYGTNKLLMNAIFFAEEM, encoded by the coding sequence ATGTATAAAGCAATTCTAATGGTGGCTTGTCTCGCTTTCGCGAAAGCGGTAACCGCACAAACTATCACAACACCTACTTTAGGTTACTATTTACCAGACCACCTTACAACTTACAATCCTGAGATTTCTACACCTGAAGAAGTTTTAGGATACGTTCCAGGAGAATGGCATGTAACACATGACAAGCTTATCGAATATATGCGCACGCTGGCGAGAGAATCTGATAGAATAAGTATTGAAAATCGAGGGACTACTTATGAAGGCAGGCCTATCGTTCTGCTTACCATAACATCGGCTAAAAACCATGAGAATCTAGATCAGATTCAAGCAGATCATGTTGCGCTAACTGAAGGCAGTACCGCTTCTACCGCAAATATGCCTATCGTAGTTTATCAAGGTTTTTCTATACATGGTAACGAACCTAGTGGTTCTAATGCGGCACTACTTCTGGCCTATCATCTTGCTGCCGGACAAGGAGCTGAGATGGATGAATTACTGGATAATACCGTTATACTTTTTGACCCTAGTTTTAATCCCGATGGATTGCAGCGATTTGCCGGCTGGGTGAACCAACATAAAAGTATAAATGTAAATCCAGATTCTTATGACCGTGAGTATAGTGAAGCATGGCCTGGTGGAAGAACTAACCACTACTGGTTTGACATGAATCGCGACTGGCTACCTGTTCAATTACCAGAATCTCAAGCGAGAATTGAGACCTTTCATAATTGGATGCCTAATATCTTAACTGATCATCATGAGATGGGCACTAATGCGACTTTCTTTTTCCAGCCAGGAATTCCGTCACGCACGCATCCTTTAACACCTGCAATGAATCAACAGCTAACCCGTAAAATAGGAGATTTTCATGCAGCCGAATTAGATAAAATAGGATCACTATACTATACTGAAGAAAGCTATGACGACTTCTATTACGGGAAAGGATCTACTTTTCCAGATATCAACGGTTCTATAGGAATCCTATTTGAACAAGCCAGCTCTCGTGGTCATGCACAAAATTCAGAAAATGGTGTTTTGACTTTTCCATTTACCATACGCAATCAATTTACCGCAGGAATTAGCACGCTCAAAGCAGCCGCAGGAATGCGTCAAAAGATCCTTGATTACCAAAGACAGTTTTACAAAGACTCAAAAAAGGAAGCTGCAAGTGGCGCTATAATCTTCGGTGATCATACAGATGCTGGTAGAACAGATGCACTAGCTGATATTCTCTTAAGGCATAAAATAGAAGTGCGTTCCCTGAAAAACGATGTCACTAAAAATGGCAAAACCTACAAAAAGGACTATGCCTACATCGTTCCTAAAAATCAAAAGAACTCGCGATTAATCAACGCTATGTTTGAAAAGCGCACCACATTTCAAGACAGTTTGTTTTATGATATAAGTGCCTGGACTTTCCCACTAGCTTTTGACATGGATTATGATGAAAATGCAAGTTTGGCTGATGCCACTGATAAAATTTCTGTCAGAACTGGAATTGGCAAGATCACGGTTTCTGACTATGCGTATTTAATGCCATGGAACGAGTATAAAACACCCATGATTTTAAACATTCTTTTAGAAGAAGGTATCAGAGCCAAAGTCGCAATGGAAAATTTCTCTATTGAAGGCAAAGATTATGATTATGGTACTATTCTTATCCCAGTTCAGAATCAAAAATGGGATTCTGGGGAATTTGCAGACTATTTAGGCGATATATATTTACATCATGGAGTTGAATTTCATGGAGTTCAATCTGGACTCACCACAGGTATCGATTTAGGATCACGTCAATTTAGAGCTTTAACGCACCCTAAAATTGCTTTACTTATAGGTGACGGAATCAATCCTTATGATGCTGGTGAGATCTGGCATTTACTAGACCAGCGTTATAATATGATGGTGACTAAAATTGACATCAACGACATTAATCGTAAAGATTTATCGCGTTACAACACCATTATCGTCTCGGCAACCTATGGTAGCCCAGAAAATGAAGTCGTGGATCAACTTAAAGAATGGACGCGTGCTGGTGGAACTTTAATAGGTTATCGCAGTGCGTTAAGATGGATGAGCAGTTCTAAATTGTTACCGCTTACTTTTAAAAGTATCGATAATCCAGCAAACGACATCACCTTTGAACAACGTTCTGATTTTTATGGAGCACAAAATATAGGTGGCGCCATATTTGAAACTCAACTAGATCGTTCACATCCTATCGCATTTGGATTTAAAGATGATCAATTACCTATGTTTAGAAACACACGACTATTTATTGAACCTCATTCAGACTCTTTTAGAAACCCGATTCGTTATACAGATAACCCTTTAATGAGTGGTTATATCTCAGATCTGAATTTAGAAGCGTTAAAAAACACGGTTCCTTTTCAGCATAATAATTATGGGCGTGGTGATGTCATAGGCTTTACTGACAACACACAGTTTAGAGCATTTTGGTATGGAACAAATAAGCTATTGATGAATGCTATTTTTTTTGCTGAGGAGATGTAA
- a CDS encoding paraquat-inducible protein A produces the protein MKTYFRTISVIILFIVISLTSLNIYQLEKSNRILKADLTELSDIKYGLFNVDVWKEKIATIITKKIDELEITDKNREKNKQKIIKFLEIVIKDFEQNFKEKNRKESLFGISYKNIGADTFSVFSRLNEEIPSIADKVLNFLEEKENKDKIKAYIISKLDEYTDKTFQKVDYSVYDSIHIKYNAKNISDCIIIINSKREAMEARIDHNNYLILFLFVILLVMIIKFKNTSKFEIISYSTIAIVLLSLGITLPMIDIDARIELMEFDLLGESLSFKNQVLYFKSKSILEMANLMLFHSDLKIFFVGLLVLSFSVLFPLCKIISTILVLFYKKLKNNLIINFLVFKSGKWSMADVMVVAIFMSYIGFTGIISSQLSQLEKISTKVSILTTNDSDIQSGFFFFTGFVILGIFISQMISKQLELKNTKSD, from the coding sequence ATGAAAACTTACTTTAGAACTATATCAGTAATAATTCTTTTTATTGTTATCAGTTTAACCTCCCTAAATATATATCAATTAGAAAAATCTAATCGTATTTTAAAAGCTGACCTTACAGAGTTATCAGATATAAAATATGGCCTTTTTAATGTAGATGTGTGGAAGGAAAAAATCGCCACCATAATTACTAAAAAAATAGATGAACTTGAAATAACAGATAAAAATCGAGAAAAGAATAAGCAAAAAATTATTAAATTTTTAGAGATAGTTATAAAAGATTTTGAACAGAATTTTAAAGAGAAAAACAGAAAAGAATCTTTATTTGGCATTTCTTATAAAAACATTGGTGCTGATACATTTTCAGTTTTCTCCCGTCTCAACGAAGAAATTCCAAGTATCGCAGACAAAGTCTTAAATTTTTTAGAAGAGAAAGAAAATAAGGATAAGATAAAGGCATATATCATCTCAAAACTAGATGAATATACAGATAAAACTTTTCAAAAAGTGGACTATTCCGTTTATGATAGTATTCATATTAAATATAATGCTAAGAATATTTCTGATTGCATTATTATTATTAATAGCAAGAGAGAAGCTATGGAAGCTCGAATAGACCATAACAATTATTTAATTTTATTTCTATTTGTTATTTTATTAGTTATGATTATAAAATTTAAGAATACATCTAAATTTGAAATTATATCTTATTCTACAATTGCTATAGTTCTATTATCACTAGGTATTACCCTACCTATGATTGATATAGATGCGAGAATTGAATTAATGGAATTTGATTTATTAGGTGAAAGTTTATCTTTTAAAAATCAAGTCTTATACTTTAAAAGTAAAAGCATTCTAGAAATGGCAAATTTGATGTTATTTCATAGTGACTTGAAAATATTTTTTGTCGGTTTATTAGTATTAAGCTTTAGTGTTTTATTTCCTTTATGTAAAATCATTTCTACTATACTCGTATTATTTTACAAAAAACTTAAAAACAACTTAATCATTAATTTCTTAGTTTTTAAAAGCGGAAAATGGTCTATGGCTGATGTGATGGTTGTAGCTATTTTCATGTCATATATAGGTTTTACAGGAATAATATCTAGTCAATTATCCCAACTAGAAAAGATATCAACCAAAGTGAGCATACTAACAACTAACGATTCTGATATTCAAAGTGGCTTTTTCTTTTTTACTGGATTTGTAATATTAGGGATCTTTATCTCACAAATGATATCCAAACAACTAGAATTGAAAAACACTAAGTCAGATTAA